Proteins encoded together in one Cicer arietinum cultivar CDC Frontier isolate Library 1 chromosome 4, Cicar.CDCFrontier_v2.0, whole genome shotgun sequence window:
- the LOC101498609 gene encoding protein MOS2, with the protein MSNKKLSFSLPSSKSSSSKSNSIKPSQNFHDDEDPSSNSKQLITEFDPSKPQTLHPPKTLIPPLPNQWRPNKKMKNLDLPITDSHSSHSLAFEIDTTSISDQPDDNTSFGLNLRSTTTDDNNTKQQQQPDVPRPRVSVEVSMMKKFKEDLERLPDDQGFDEFKDVAVDGFGAALLGGYGWKEGMGIGKNAKENVKVVEIKRRTAKEGLGFVADVPPPTSKKSEMNGKKESEKRKKEERIVRIVRGRDVGLKASVVDRFGDDFLILKVLRSGEEVKVKIEDVAELGSKEEDRCLRKLQDSKTRGREEENGSRSKRGRDEVEERRVNGNGGGREEKGKKQISWLTSHIRVRVISRSFKAGRLYLKKGEVLDVIGPTTCDISLDESREIIQGVSQDMLETAIPKRGGPVLVLYGKHKGVFGSLVERDLDREIGVVRDADTHELLNVKLEHMAEYIGDPSLLGH; encoded by the coding sequence ATGTCAAACAAAAAACTATCCTTCTCCCTCCCTTCTTCAAAATCTTCATCATCCAAATCCAATTCCATCAAACCCTCTCAAAACTTCCACGACGACGAAGACCCATCTTCAAATTCCAAACAATTAATCACCGAATTCGACCCTTCCAAACCCCAAACCCTACACCCTCCCAAAACCCTAATTCCCCCACTCCCAAATCAATGGCGTCCCaacaaaaaaatgaagaatCTCGACCTTCCAATCACCGATTCCCACTCTTCCCATTCCCTCGCATTCGAAATCGATACTACTTCGATCTCCGATCAGCCCGATGACAACACGTCGTTCGGTCTCAACCTCCGTTCCACCACAACCGACGATAACAACaccaaacaacaacaacaacctgATGTGCCGCGGCCCCGTGTTTCGGTTGAGGTTTCGATGATGAAGAAGTTTAAGGAAGATTTAGAGAGGCTTCCTGATGACCAGGGTTTCGATGAATTTAAGGATGTTGCGGTGGATGGTTTTGGTGCTGCTCTACTTGGTGGGTACGGATGGAAAGAAGGAATGGGAATTGGGAAAAATGCTAAGGAGAATGTTAAGGTTGTTGAGATTAAGAGAAGGACTGCTAAGGAAGGTTTAGGGTTTGTTGCTGATGTGCCTCCTCCTACGTCGAAGAAAAGCGAAATGAATGGAAAGAAAGAGAGTGAGAAGAGGAAGAAGGAGGAGAGAATTGTTAGAATTGTAAGAGGGAGAGATGTTGGATTGAAGGCCAGTGTTGTAGATAGATTTGgagatgattttttaattttgaaggtTTTAAGGAGTGGTGAAGAAGTTAAGGTTAAGATAGAAGATGTTGCTGAATTGGGTTCTAAAGAAGAAGATAGGTGTTTGAGGAAATTGCAGGATTCTAAGACTCGAGGACGTGAAGAGGAAAATGGGTCTCGTAGTAAACGTGGTAGGGATGAAGTTGAAGAGAGGAGAGTGAACGGTAATGGTGGTGGTAGGGAAGAGAAGGGGAAGAAACAGATTTCTTGGCTTACAAGTCATATTCGGGTTAGGGTGATTAGCCGGAGTTTTAAAGCAGGGagattgtatttaaaaaagggAGAGGTTTTGGATGTTATTGGACCTACTACTTGTGATATATCGTTGGATGAGAGTAGGGAGATTATTCAAGGGGTGTCTCAAGATATGCTTGAGACGGCTATTCCCAAACGAGGAGGACCTGTTCTTGTTTTGTATGGTAAACATAAGGGTGTCTTTGGGAGTTTGGTTGAGAGAGATTTGGATAGGGAGATTGGAGTTGTTAGGGATGCTGATACGCATGAACTGCTCAATGTTAAACTTGAACACATGGCAGAGTATATAGGAGACCCAAGCTTATTGGGACATTGA
- the LOC101499169 gene encoding chaperone protein dnaJ C76, chloroplastic, producing MKLSYGTMMSYPLLPPQTQTINMSSIASSTCFPFYTPHKSSNLHNNNKSCFSKSNYFSTLTCKASSSSTRSFSSYMLEFDLYDLLGIDSSCDQSQIKTAYRSLQKRCHPDIAGPSGHDMAIILNDAYAILSDPSARLAYDKEHAKTTEFKGFTGRPIYSVWCGSESEQKAIFVDEVKCVGCLKCALLAEKTFAIESVYGRARVVSQWADSEHKIDEAIQACPVNCISVVERSNLAALEFLMSKQPRGNVRIGASNTAGARVSNIFVDVEKFQTRFQETMEKASKYSKETDFQRESRISAIQAIRSISNWLYWQPHISKSNQTITRVMHKLPQPNIDKLRDAAARKKIIDTKKTNHQTPLNITHHEEYWTPSTIVLPSSSTTTTTTTTITTPTQFEKLKRNKRRNKSDVERYENEKSPIRWGFPMITSLFGMAIVRLHEVRSTIELKEHLGGSLALEIVNSSWLQYVLAAAIWYIIGIAVIDFVAIIGNRNR from the exons ATGAAACTCTCATATGGTACGATGATGTCTTATCCTCTTCTTCCTCCTCAAACTCAAACCATAAACATGTCATCAATAGCTTCATCTACATGTTTTCCTTTCTACACCCCCCATAAATCTTCAAACctccacaacaacaacaaatctTGTTTTTCCAAATCCAATTATTTCTCAACTCTCACATGTAaagcatcatcatcatcaacaagAAGTTTTTCATCATACATGTTGGAGTTTGACTTGTATGATCTTCTAGGAATTGATAGCTCTTGTGATCAGTCACAGATAAAGACGGCGTATCGATCTCTTCAGAAAAGATGTCATCCTGATATTGCTGGTCCTTCTGGTCATGACATGGCTATTATTCTTAATGATGCTTATGCCATTCTATCTGATCCATCTGCACGCCTTGCTTATGATAAG GAGCATGCAAAGACCACAGAATTCAAAGGCTTCACAGGAAGACCAATATATTCAGTTTGGTGTGGTTCAGAAAGTGAGCAAAAGGCTATATTTGTTGATGAAGTAAAATGTGTTGGATGCTTAAAATGTGCTTTGTTAGCTGAAAAGACTTTTGCTATAGAATCAGTTTATGGAAGAGCAAGAGTTGTTTCTCAATGGGCTGATTCTGAACACAAAATTGATGAGGCCATACAAGCTTGTCCTGTCAACTGCATTTC AGTTGTTGAGAGATCCAACCTTGCTGCTCTAGAGTTCTTGATGTCGAAGCAGCCGCGTGGCAATGTAAGAATAGGTGCAAGTAATACAGCCGGCGCCCGTGTGTCTAACATATTTGTTGACGTGGAAAAGTTTCAAACAAGATTCCAAGAGACAATGGAAAAAGCTTCCAAGTATTCTAAG GAAACAGACTTCCAAAGAGAATCAAGAATATCAGCAATTCAAGCAATAAGATCAATCTCCAATTGGTTATATTGGCAACCACATATTTCAAAATCCAACCAAACCATAACAAGAGTGATGCACAAATTACCTCAACCAAACATTGACAAACTTAGAGATGCAGCAgcaagaaagaaaataatagaCACAAAAAAAACAAACCACCAAACACCTTTAAATATAACTCACCATGAAGAGTATTGGACACCATCAACCATTGTTCTTCCttcttcatcaacaacaacaacaacaactacTACTATTACTACTCCAACACAATTTGAGAAGcttaaaagaaacaaaagaagaaataaaagtgATGTTGAAAGATATGAGAATGAAAAGAGTCCAATTAGATGGGGATTTCCAATGATTACTTCATTGTTTGGTATGGCTATAGTTAGATTACATGAAGTAAGATCAACAATTGAGTTGAAAGAGCATTTGGGTGGTTCTCTTGCTTTGGAAATTGTTAACAGCTCTTGGTTGCAATATGTGCTTGCAGCAGCTATATGGTATATAATTGGAATTGCTGTTATTGATTTTGTGGCCATCATTGGAAATAGAAACAGATAG
- the LOC101502558 gene encoding lysine-specific demethylase JMJ13-like has translation MGATNVIKSKRRKFVGKSSITQKTAKLSKIDFVDQNWTNMIPECPIYHPSEQEFEHPLIYLQKIVHEASKYGICKIVSPIAASISASDVLMEEKKDFKFETIVQPLRLSKWNEKDMITFSKRGRKYTYHEFEVMANKAFSNRFCSSEAISSSDVEKAFWHEMMHGEKRTVEYGVNIEGSAFSCDPNDRLGTSKCNLKNFARLLQSSLRLVDRGIPGITDPMLYIAMLFSMFAWHVEDHYLYSINYHHSGAHKTWYGVPSYAASEFEKTVLNHVYCNKVFIEHGENGAFQFLAQKTTMFPPNVLLQHDVPVYKAVQKPGEFVITFPKSYHAGFSHGTLSLPLSLYMCM, from the exons atgggTGCAACAAATGTTATCAAaagtaaaagaagaaaatttgtTGGTAAGAGTTCAATTACTCAGAAAACAGCCAAATtgagtaaaattgattttgttgatCAAAACTGGACCAACATGATTCCAGAATGTCCAATATATCATCCATCAGAACAAGAATTTGAGCATCCTTTAATTTATCTACAGAAAATTGTTCATGAAGCTTCTAAATATG GTATATGCAAAATTGTTTCTCCAATTGCTGCATCTATTTCTGCTTCTGATGTATTAATGGAAGAGAAAAAGGACTTTAAGTTTGAAACAATTGTGCAGCCTCTTCGCCTTTCGAAATGGAATGAGAAGGATATGATAACATTCTCTAAGAGAGGAAG AAAATATACATATCATGAATTTGAGGTTATGGCAAACAAGGCCTTTTCCAATAGATTTTGCAGTTCTGAAGCTATTTCTTCTTCTGATGTTGAAAAAGCATTCTGGCATGAAATGATGCATGGAGAGAAAAGAACAGTTGAATATGGAGTTAACATTGAGGGAAGTGCATTTTCATGTGATCCTAATGATAGGCTTGGAACAAGCAAATGCAATTTGAAG AATTTCGCGCGGCTGCTGCAGTCTTCGTTGCGTTTAGTTGACAGGGGAATTCCG GGAATAACTGATCCTATGCTTTACATTGCGATGCTTTTTAGTATGTTTGCATGGCATGTAGAAGATCACTATTTGTACAG CATAAATTACCATCACTCAGGTGCACATAAAACTTGGTATGGTGTACCTAGTTATGCAGCCTCTGAATTTGAAAAGACTGTATTGAATCATGTGTATTGCAATAAAGTTTTTATAGAACATGGAGAGAATGGTGCATTCCAATTTCTTGCACAAAAAACAACCATGTTCCCTCCTAATGTCTTGTTACAGCATGATGTGCCAGTTTACAAAGCTGTGCAGAAACCAGGAGAGTTTGTCATCACCTTTCCTAAATCATATCATGCTGGATTTAGTCATGGTACTCTCTCcctccctctctctctctacaTGTGCATGTGA